The Phragmites australis chromosome 13, lpPhrAust1.1, whole genome shotgun sequence DNA window CCCACCGCTCGGCGTCCTGGCGCCGGCCACACTCCGTCAGCGTTCGTCCCCAGTAAAAGGCTATTTACTGTGACAGCCTGTCTTTCACACTAAAGCGAGCTTAACGTTAACCTAGaacagtctctctctctccccaccaGCTTTAACGCCATTTGagcgaagagagagaggggcggggagaagaaaataaaaaaggctgtACAAAAAACGCACCTCGGGGTTTAAAACTGCCTCGAAGGCCACCCAAACCCGTCCAAAACCCATCCTTTTTCTCGTTTCCtcccaccccctcccccctctcggCTCCAAACGCAAGCGCGAacgctctccctctctccactcCTCGCGCTCTCCATCTCCATGAGAGCCTAAACGCCACAGCCGCCGTCAAAGCTGACAAGACCGCGAGAAAAAGGGTGCATTTTTTCCCCTCTCCCCCCTCGGGCGCCCGCGATGCCGCCGTCGCGGTCGCTGTTCCTGCTGCTCATGCTCGCGCTGGCGCCACTCGAGTCGCCGGCGGCgcaggcgccggcgccgccggtgGCGCGGACGGCGGAGGTGCAGGCGGAGATCGACGCGCTCCTCGCGTTCCGCCGCGGGCTGCGCGACCCCTACGGCGCCATGTCCGGGTGGGATGCGGCCTCGCCATCGGCGCCCTGCTCCTGGCGCGGCGTCGCGTGCGCgcccggcggcgccggcggccgcgtCGTCGAGCTGCAGCTCCCGCGGCTCCGCCTCTCCGGCCCCATCTCGCCGGCGCTTGCTTCGCTCCCGTACCTCGAGAGGCTGAGCCTCCGGTCCAACTCGTTCTCCGGCGCCATCCCGGCCTCGCTCTCCCGCGTCACCTCCCTCCGCGCCGTCTTCCTCCAGTACAACTCCCTCTCCGGCCCCATTCCCCAGTCTTTCCTCTTCAACCTCACTAACCTCGACACCTTTGACGTGTCCGGCAACCTCCTGTTCGGCCCCGTCCCCGCTTCATTTCCTCCCAACTTGAAGTACCTCGACCTCTCCTCCAATGCGTTCATCGGCACCATCCCGGCGAGCATTAGCGCCTCGACGGCGAACCTCCAGTTCTTGAACCTGTCCTTCAACCGACTCCGGGGGACCGTGCCGGCGTCGCTGGGCGCCTTGCAGAACCTGCATTACCTCTGGCTGGACGGGAACCTTCTCGAGGGGACCATCCCTTCGGCGCTGGCCAACTGCTCGGCGCTGCTCCACCTGAGCCTGCAGGGGAACTCGCTCCGCGGCATCTTGCCGTCCGCGGTCGCCGCAATACCCACGCTGCAGATTCTCTCGGTGTCGCGGAACCGTCTCTCCGGCGCCATCCCGGCCGCGGCGTTCGGCGGCCAGGGGAACTCGTCGCTGCGCATCGTGCAGCTCGGCGGCAACGAGTTCTCGCAGGTGGACGTGCCGGGAGGGCTCGGCGCGGATCTCCAGGTGGTGGACCTAGGGGGTAACAAGCTGGCCGGTCCGTTCCCGACCTGGCTCATCGGGGCGGGGGGATTGACGCTGCTCGACCTCTCTGGCAATGCGTTCACTGGCGACTTACCGCGGGCCGTCGGGCAGCTCACTTCGCTGCAGGAGCTGCGCCTTGGCGGTAATGCTTTCACTGGCACCGTGCCCGTGGAGATTGGCAGATGCGGCACGCTCCAGGTGCTTGATCTCGAGGACAACCGCTTCTCCAGCGAGGTGCCGGCCGCTCTTGGCGGTCTCCCAAGGCTCAGAGAGCTCTATCTTGGCGGTAACACTTTCTCCGGCCAAATTCCGATGAGCTTGGGGAACCTGTCTTGGCTGGAGGCATTGTCCATACCGAGGAACAGGCTCGCTGGTGGCCTGTCTGGTGGTCTCTTCCAGCTGGGGAATCTGACGTTCCTGGACCTATCAGAGAACAACCTCACCGGAGAGATTCCTCTTGCCATCGGTAATCTGTCCGCTCTCCAGAGTTTAAATTTGAGCGGCAATGCCTTCTCTGGTCGCATTCCGACGACCATTGGCAATCTGCAGAACCTGCGAGTTCTCGACCTCTCTGGTCAGAAGAACCTATCTGGCACTCTCCCAGTAGAGCTTTTCGGCTTGCCACAACTGCAGTATGTGTCGCTCGCTGGCAACTCGTTCTCCGGCGATGTTCCTGAAGGATTCAGCAGTCTTTGGAGCCTGCAACATCTCAATCTCTCCGGCAATTCTTTCACTGGGTCAATCCCGGCTACATATGGGTACTTGCCATCGCTCCAAGTGCTTTCGGCCTCTCATAATCGCATTTCTGGGGAGCTGCCTGCCGAGCTCGCCAATTGTTCCAACCTCACTGTGCTTGAGCTCAAGGGCAATCAGCTGATTGGCTCCGTCCCGAGTGTTCTCTCACGCCTTGGTGAATTGGAGGAGCTTGACCTCAGCTACAATCAGCTATCTGGCAAGATACCACCGGAGATTTCCAACTGCTCGTCGCTTGCCATTCTCAGGCTTGATGACAACCATATTGGTGGCGAGATACCAGCATCTCTCGTCAACCTCTCGAAGCTGCAAACAATTGACTTGTCGTCCAACAATCTTACAGGCAGCATCCCTGCTTCATTAGCTCAGATTCCAAACCTTGTATCATTCAATGTGTCACACAATGAGCTTACCGGTGAGATACCGTCAATGCTTGCCTCCCGCTTTGGAACCCCTTCAGCATATGCTTCCAATTCAGAGTTGTGCGGTCCGCCATTGGAGAGTGAATGCGGTGAGTACTGGCGGCGCCGCAGGCGGCAGAGGCTGCAGCGCCTGGCTCTACTGATTGGTGTGGTGGCTGCCGCGGTGCTGCTCCTTGTGCTATTCTGCTGTTGCTGCGTGTTCAGCTTGCTGCGATGGAGGCGCCGGTTCGTTGAGAGCCGTGATggtgtgaagaagaggagacGCAGCCCCGGACGAGGCAGCGGGTCAAGTGGCACGAGCACTGAGAATGGTGTCAGCCAGCCGAAGCTGATCATGTTCAATTCCAGGATCACCTATGCTGAAACAGCTGAGGCGACTCGGCAGTTTGACGAGGAGAATGTGCTCAGCCGAGGCCGGCATGGTCTTGTGTTCAAGGCTTGTTACAGTGATGGCACCGTGTTGGCCATCTTACGGCTTCCCTCCACCTCGGCTGATGGTGCTGTGGTGATTGATGAGGGCTCGTTCAGGAAAGAGGCCGAGTCCCTCGGTAAGGTGAAGCACAGGAACCTGACTGTCCTCCGTGGCTACTACGCCGGACCGCCGCCGGATGTTCGTCTGCTAGTCTATGACTACATGCCCAACGGCAACCTCGCCACATTGCTCCAAGAAGCGTCCCACCAAGATGGCCACATCCTCAACTGGCCAATGAGGCACCTAATCGCCCTCGGCGTCTCCCGCGGCCTTGCATTCCTCCATCAGTCCGGCGTCGTGCATGGCGACGTCAAACCACAGAACATCCTCTTTGATGCCGACTTCGAGCCGCACCTGTCTGACTTCGGCCTTGAGCCGATGGTGGTGACCGCGGGAgccgcagcggcagcggcagccgcATCAACATCAGCGGCAACACCAGTGGGTTCGCTCGGCTACGTCGCCCCCgacgcggctgctgctgggcaGGCAACAAGGGAAGGCGACGTCTACAGCTTCGGCATCGTGTTGCTGGAGCTCCTCACCGGCCGGCGCCCCGGCATGttcgccggggaggaggaggacatcgtGAAGTGGGTGAAGCGGCAGCTGCAGCGCGGCGCGGTGGCCGAGCTGCTGGAGCCGGGCCTGCTGGAGCTGGACCCGGAGTCGTCCGAGTGGGAGGAGTTCCTGCTGGGCATCAAGGTCGGGCTGCTCTGCACCGCGCCGGACCCCCTGGACCGCCCGGCCATGGGCGACGTGGTGTTCATGCTCGAGGGCTGCCGCGTCGGCCCGGACATCCCGTCCTCCGCCGACCCCACCTCCCAGCCGTCCCCGGCGTAGCTCACCGGCGCCCCTCGGCCGGCACTGTCAGATTCAATTCAGTAGCTTGTTCCATTTGTTTTCGCTAATTCTTTTTCCTGATTAGTTAAGATTAGTCTTAGTCTCAGCtaagccggccggccggcgtgCGCTTGTCGACCGTCGAACTGACATGTGAAGCCGGGAACCGTTTCCCGGCAAGGAAGGAGGCTGGCCCAAGGGTGGAAGTAGCCGTTGGGCGTCCTAATCTCGTGGTTAGGGGAGGTGTCAGTACCGGGAAGCAAATAACCATGTGGAGCACTGGTGCTTGGCACAGCATGATGCTGCCATGTTGCATGTGGGGTTCCCTGCCCACCCTCAACGGCTACTAATACTGCAGGATCTGGTTGTGTCTCCTGGCCATTGATCTTGGCCGTCCTGTACTACCCTGTACTCTTGTAGGAATTGATTCGCGTAGGGGCCTGCTTGGCTTCCTGGGATATTGTCTTATTAAATCTCATTTTACCTGAGCTGGATCTTTGTATCATGTGCTGTATATTTGTCTGTATTTTGTTATCCCAGTTGGTTCTAGTGGATGGATGATGCGTCATGACCGTTAACTTGTTTTGTTCTCTGCAATCGAATGATTAGTTTACGCTATCCCAACTTTTTTTCCCGCGCTTGGTTTCCCCTGGACAATGAGAGGGGccatattttttgttttctctGGATGGATGACATTATTTCTGTGGGCACTCCGGTTATCTTTGGCAATTGGAGGAAACATTGTACCGGCTTCACTGGCTACAATACCATTATTTCTGCATTATCCCACGTTTGTTGGGTAGCTGATGAGAGATCTTGATACCCCTGGTACTGTACTTGCGCTGAGCCCCAGAGCTCTTGAATCCTGTCCTCACATTATCGATGGCTCTTCAATCCGATTGGTGCACGGGCGCATCTGCACGCATTGCATAATTAGCACCTGTTTATTGCTAGGGAATTCATGGATCATCATGAGCTTAAAAGGTGCATGAAGCGCATCGGTTCTCTTGGTAGGACATCTGAACGTGCAGCAGCACAAGAGTGAATGAGCCATTAAGCTGGCATTCTTCATTTGCAATTTTGCAAGATTGTTTCTTCTGCAGTTTAGTTGTGCTAGTACATGCGTGCATGATATTCcccaaactttttttttctaaaagcATGAGCAGGAGTATTGCTCTTTCATTTAAGTAGGAGAAAGCAAATCCATCTTACAAGAACGTTATAAGGATAGGTGATGTTATAATGGGGGTTGTAAAGATTGGTGATATCTTAAAACAGGATGAATTAGAATACTTAAAATTATTTAGCTTTAAaatttttataagataaatctatatcagttctatctaaatatactctaaatttatttagtgtgtctattTTATCGTTTAAAAGGTTTGcaatctatctaagaaggtaaattgtaagtatataaatacagaaaagtaaataagttagagagagcaaattcagcacaaagaatttttatcccgtggtaccGATGGTATAAATACTACCTCTAGtttacgttggagctccattaAGAATATGCTCTTGATCGTCAAGACTCTTTCAGTCActgctcttgagccaccaaagtaagGCCTCAAGACGTATGAGCCACTAAGACAATGTCTTGTTGCTAGcatctctttcggtcacttaaCGTCATCTTTACTTcgaagcttgagtcaccaagacaagagtcTCTGTGTCGccgtacaagcttcttgttGTCACTTCATAACAAGTCGGATagttaacaagcttgagccaccaatgccTAAGGtgttggcgagtcaccaagTCTCTAAGGTGTTagcataccacttggtatatggtaggatcactccttgatctactctctaggcaacaacacCTAGCAATACTTTTCTTTAGGCCTAAAAGtactaatcacttactaatgCTAATTTCCTTAGATTACCACTTttagtattttggtggcttagatgtcttcttaagtgtatgTGATCTTTTCTGGACTccgcaccttcaaatgaccgagtggatggtatatatagcctcaaccccacagACTAGTTGTTGTCCCAATGACTCAACTTTTCTATATacgtcggatgatctggtgtaaaCAGATTAtactcatcggaccatccgatgtgtatatCCTccacaaactagtcgttggaaccccacttaaATTCATTATAAACACCGAACGTTGCCTTCAattccatcgccggaccatctagCTTGTATACTCGAGCCAACCTACACCACTTCTCTCTGTTCAAAATACTTCGACATAGCCAATCTTTATCGTAGTATCATCCGACGTGTTCAACGTGACAAACAAGCCGTTGACGCCTTCTTTGGAACAAATACTCTAGCGCAATCATCCGATTTGTACCACTatgagcgccggaccatccggtgtgcataTCATCTTCTACAAATTGAGTCATTTCTTCTCTACACAAACCACCCTGACGTGTAAAACTTTAGAGCGCCGAACCATTCGGCATGTAGCTTCTTCAACTCCTTCCTCTAGAATGCTCTGGCGTGTACAAACCTCTGAGCGCCGAACCATCCAGCGTGTTCTTCAACTTTCTCGTTCTCTGTCAGAAACATTCCGGTGTGTATACCTTGCTGATCGTCAGACTATCCGACATGCATAACTTTTCTAGGAtatctccaattcaatcaatctttgtcccaGCTTCGATGACTTCTTAgtattacatctatgagacctacttaaatatatacttgataaacatgttagtctcattgattatATTATCAATAATCagcaaatcatcaaaatcacatacatgatCTAAGAGGGctatgttcgctacaatcttcctcttttttatAATTGATGACATTATGATCAAAACAAGTGACAagtaaatgataccaaatataaaTGACACAAATATAGCAACAATTTTGTAGAAAGCACAATGTCTTAACGCTTGGCTTgaatgcatggtaagaacaactaAAGATATCAATTATGAGGAAACTTGTCCTTATTCTTACCTATATTTTGTCCCCTTTTTTCGTGGCTGCATATTTCTCCATCATCACTATCttccttgatcgacccatgcaagagcttttttctccctctttgttgACTTTGACATCAATATTCATCTTGCTTTCTTACTTGTTCTCCCCTAGAGATGTCATCTTGATTATCATTCTTCTTGCACTtcctttggtcatcaaaattctccttgTTTACCAATAATCTTCAAAAAGGCTACAAGCACATGTTGAACATATGGGAGAGACCTTCATAAACCATTATCCATTAAGATGATACCACTTATagaaatctaattaaaatggttaCGTGGATACcaattcaaataaaaacatatggatcacaatacatgaaaatcacataatatagtcttaACTCCccttatatgtgtgcatacatatggtGAAAGAGGAATATATGCACCACTAGATAATATGTAGAGATacgaagtttaagctatattatgcatgaatgtagcttaaatgaacaaagaatTTTACAATAGTATCAATTGAAGTCTTTAAACATTACATATCTCTGGGGACGTGTAGTGTAAGACCTCAAACCCGGGATTTCCTGTACCTCCTGTATTAGTCCCTGGATCAAATAGCTGATACGTACAATATAACAATagtagtatcatagtcaaactttgtatataagtattatggttcagagtacaaaaagTTAACAAAccatattgtatattacaaacatGGCCAAGAGGCTaacaaaacacagcgaaaaGCAAAGACCCAAGTcacaagcagcttagggtgcAAACGTaacttctaagactactcttcatccccaCCTTCATCTTCTGCGAAGTCGACATCGactttctcatctgaatgacagcaagagtgagtacgaaagaTACTCAACAagccatatactacttc harbors:
- the LOC133889662 gene encoding probable inactive leucine-rich repeat receptor kinase XIAO, encoding MPPSRSLFLLLMLALAPLESPAAQAPAPPVARTAEVQAEIDALLAFRRGLRDPYGAMSGWDAASPSAPCSWRGVACAPGGAGGRVVELQLPRLRLSGPISPALASLPYLERLSLRSNSFSGAIPASLSRVTSLRAVFLQYNSLSGPIPQSFLFNLTNLDTFDVSGNLLFGPVPASFPPNLKYLDLSSNAFIGTIPASISASTANLQFLNLSFNRLRGTVPASLGALQNLHYLWLDGNLLEGTIPSALANCSALLHLSLQGNSLRGILPSAVAAIPTLQILSVSRNRLSGAIPAAAFGGQGNSSLRIVQLGGNEFSQVDVPGGLGADLQVVDLGGNKLAGPFPTWLIGAGGLTLLDLSGNAFTGDLPRAVGQLTSLQELRLGGNAFTGTVPVEIGRCGTLQVLDLEDNRFSSEVPAALGGLPRLRELYLGGNTFSGQIPMSLGNLSWLEALSIPRNRLAGGLSGGLFQLGNLTFLDLSENNLTGEIPLAIGNLSALQSLNLSGNAFSGRIPTTIGNLQNLRVLDLSGQKNLSGTLPVELFGLPQLQYVSLAGNSFSGDVPEGFSSLWSLQHLNLSGNSFTGSIPATYGYLPSLQVLSASHNRISGELPAELANCSNLTVLELKGNQLIGSVPSVLSRLGELEELDLSYNQLSGKIPPEISNCSSLAILRLDDNHIGGEIPASLVNLSKLQTIDLSSNNLTGSIPASLAQIPNLVSFNVSHNELTGEIPSMLASRFGTPSAYASNSELCGPPLESECGEYWRRRRRQRLQRLALLIGVVAAAVLLLVLFCCCCVFSLLRWRRRFVESRDGVKKRRRSPGRGSGSSGTSTENGVSQPKLIMFNSRITYAETAEATRQFDEENVLSRGRHGLVFKACYSDGTVLAILRLPSTSADGAVVIDEGSFRKEAESLGKVKHRNLTVLRGYYAGPPPDVRLLVYDYMPNGNLATLLQEASHQDGHILNWPMRHLIALGVSRGLAFLHQSGVVHGDVKPQNILFDADFEPHLSDFGLEPMVVTAGAAAAAAAASTSAATPVGSLGYVAPDAAAAGQATREGDVYSFGIVLLELLTGRRPGMFAGEEEDIVKWVKRQLQRGAVAELLEPGLLELDPESSEWEEFLLGIKVGLLCTAPDPLDRPAMGDVVFMLEGCRVGPDIPSSADPTSQPSPA